The Halalkalicoccus sp. CG83 genomic sequence ATCGCATGGTTCGCGTTCCTCCTTGGATTCGCGCACGAAGAGGAGTTCGAGATTATCGCGCTGTGTGCTGGGTCGAACTACTGCCTTGAACTGATGAGCGCGTATGCTATCACTGTCATCGTCGGTATCATCGGACTGACAATGCTATTGATCGCGGGGTACGAGCATTCCGAGGAGACGGTCGAGCAGTACACACCGTACCTCCCAGCGTTGTCCGCCACTGTCCTCATCATCATGGGAATCGGCTTCGTCCTCGGCGTGTTCTAACTCGCTTGAACTGAACTATTCGTAGAGCAACCTACTCCAGACACCAGCTATCCATGGAAACCATTATGCATATTCAGATTCTACGTATATACAATATATTCACATGAGCGTCATCAACGAATCATCAGTCTCCCGAAAACGATTACAAGACGTCTTCGAGCAATTAGCGAATGACCGCAAGCTCGAAATCCTGAGCTACGCTGCTGGTCACGGTGAATTTGCAGTCACCGATCTCAAAGACGATCTTGGGCTTCCGCATACAACAGCCCACCAATACTGTCGCGAACTCCAAATGGCTGGTTTACTCTCCCGAGAACAAGGCAAGCCAGCAACATACACTGCTGTCGAGTTCGATCTCCATCTCTCATTGGGAACGATCGCAGATG encodes the following:
- a CDS encoding helix-turn-helix domain-containing protein; this encodes MSVINESSVSRKRLQDVFEQLANDRKLEILSYAAGHGEFAVTDLKDDLGLPHTTAHQYCRELQMAGLLSREQGKPATYTAVEFDLHLSLGTIADAVQSESETIDYAIERYGEDIIEEVLDVWEEVDAAELTYREASATIGMEHADFLRVAAELELLDG